The Uranotaenia lowii strain MFRU-FL unplaced genomic scaffold, ASM2978415v1 HiC_scaffold_78, whole genome shotgun sequence genome has a segment encoding these proteins:
- the LOC129760826 gene encoding uncharacterized protein LOC129760826 — protein MSASPFHHYSLYPGTKKMPPLRIRNPSILPSQIMPSPSEVPFNVSDMPWSYAGKPGQLMEFNAVIRPGPYPINPTSSIPVYTDLRKRKPEPEVVPIPPKQFLTEEAMASHFDNLHLSSDYTSHNIEPTQTTSGATSPMFSEEGLSTPSSLDDDMSVSGEPSTGRSSHHVYMSPQELEERLRKAQRITICEEVRKLDNRGEILPKALLERFEKPCTALVLWQPPAASSNLGSETDDEKEEKKQQKLDVCQSSSIGDMQMGEDESLPDLPDYDDDLDFEENNNNNSAVGDFNSMDVEM, from the exons ATGTCAGCCTCTCCTTTCCATCATTATTCTTTATACCCTGGGACGAAGAAGATGCCACCACTCCGTATTCG AAATCCAAGCATTTTACCCTCTCAAATCATGCCATCACCTAGTGAAGTGCCATTTAACGTATCCGATATGCCCTGGAGTTATGCCGGAAAACCTGGGCAACTAATGGAGTTCAATGCTGTAATTCGACCTGGGCCTTATCCAATTAACCCTACCAGTTCAATTCCCGTTTATACCGATCTTAGGAAGAGAAAACCAGAACCGGAAGTTGTCCCTAT TCCTCCTAAGCAGTTTCTTACTGAAGAAGCTATGGCCTCGCATTTCGATAATCTACATTTGTCCTCCGATTACACATCGCATAACATCGAACCTACACAAACAACATCTGGTGCCACTTCCCCGATGTTTTCAGAAGAAGGACTTTCAACGCCATCGTCTCTGGACGATGACATGTCTGTCAGCGGTGAGCCATCCACCGGCCGGTCCTCCCACCACGTGTACATGTCGCCCCAAGAGTTGGAAGAACGATTGCGAAAGGCACAGCGAATTACTATTTGTGAGGAGGTGCGCAAGCTAGATAATCGAGGCGAAATTTTACCCAAAGCTTTGCTAGAACGGTTCGAAAAACCATGTACAGCTTTGGTTCTCTGGCAGCCTCCGGCCGCATCGTCAAATCTGGGTTCGGAGACAGATGacgagaaagaggaaaagaagCAACAGAAACTTGAtgtttgccaaagcagtagcaTTGGTGATATGCAAATGGGCGAAGATGAATCTTTGCCGGATCTACCAGATTACGATGATGATCTTGATTTCGAggaaaataacaataataattctGCGGTTGGTGATTTTAACAGTATGGATGTGGAAATGTAG
- the LOC129760823 gene encoding DNA helicase MCM9-like, with amino-acid sequence MEIYLKQHYDEDITNLLNNPDDLLHVTVNVNLAHLQRKEPALYSELFRNTQQELIKWDQSLLEAQKALVEGNMFLEPGFQIKQNCHVRFVNMPQTVAEVVKRASFPNNDNVGQFVQIRGSVIRMTQARFLEFKREYVCSRCKHEIVLEADYEKSYVFDPPRYCQLASETGCKGIPHQKSAQPVPEYCRDFQEIRIQEIMSERNVPASLIVTLENELVDSCQPGDCVTVVGTIERRWSPLVQGKRTEVTVTMRANSVSKDENKMNLGKDLPEHMVFIRAEWQNTIKDIGELAARDMIIQSICPEIHGMYPVKLAVALSLASSTERYLGSGASVRGHSHLLLVGDPGLAKSRLLKCASDISARSVFATGMGCSAAGLTAAAVKEDGEWQLEAGALVLADGGICCIDEFNLMRESDKASIHEAMEQQTISMAKAGLVCKLSTRCVVLAATNPKNLFSMTEAENYNSASLGIGGPLLSRFDLVMVLSDDRNQDWDVRVANHILSLSVINTVQESFQEASPEGYWDLERLQAHFLAIKDIHPKISEEANIVLGSYYKLCRSDPSRDPARTTVRLLESLVRLSQAHARLMFRDEVTPIDAITVVRLMESSLGFGKILRPIDLIRSPLPLGPSKSEVNELLHCLQLSDLNCDVLVENVDPKKVQQYLKELMRKRKASAPINRWETIATQKIIEFDQKVLSELDSNEQPKVVEKDQPTEEVGNKFQEGDLYSKYSFTQMRKAKQKKIEASEPNLSKLSNNAKNKNDRRKNNEPDLTLKENLSSDQLDNILSSLRQNFVAGLSKATQPEQSTPSYQIDASFPPASGRSKISKEESFKVMLDVSSLMDDDEVGEEQTQHPNSSTTNKSIDTALAATESSLSVFEESQLNELGIMGSSSIRASSSSAADSRKGSCLAGPSRFNSDHSNVNRSLVSYTPVSKNSSTSVSVVISEEESRYRLRRPKRSAQRNSSALVTTPIFDEEIDFDLEQANDNIFTRLDRQDSAEIPQQSSSVVEKRRSSVSEHTITKLRKFEFIPRREEAEPSNDKMSSPAERYKQQRDDSAYESEVGNPSTNDLPRSSTSSLSFLGGPRNEADLDADLACLDAIDF; translated from the exons ATGGAGATTTACTTGAAGCAACATTATGATGAGGATATTACGAATTTACTCAATAATCCAGATGACCTGTTGCACGTTACCGTTAACGTTAA TTTGGCTCATCTGCAGCGAAAGGAACCCGCACTTTACAGCGAACTCTTCCGTAATACACAACAAGAATTGATAAAATGGGACCAAAGTTTGCTGGAAGCACAGAAAGCACTCGTCGAGGGCAACATGTTCTTGGAACCGGGTTTCCAAATCAAGCAGAATTGCCACGTTCGATTTGTCAACATGCCACAAACGGTTGCCGAAGTAGTCAAGCGAGCATCGTTCCCGAACAACGACAACGTTGGCCAGTTCGTGCAAATCCGGGGTAGTGTCATCCGTATGACCCAGGCACGTTTCTTGGAATTTAAAAGGGAATACGTTTGTAGCCGATGCAAGCACGAAATTGTTCTTGAAGCGGACTACGAAAAGAGTTACGTGTTCGACCCGCCACGATACTGTCAATTGGCTAGCGAGACCGGCTGCAAAGGAATTCCACATCAGAAAAGTGCTCAACCAGTGCCCGAGTATTGCAGGGATTTTCAG GAAATACGAATTCAGGAAATTATGAGCGAGAGGAACGTCCCAGCATCACTGATTGTGACGTTGGAAAATGAACTGGTAGATAGTTGTCAACCGGGTGACTGCGTGACCGTAGTAGGAACGATTGAACGTCGCTGGTCACCACTGGTGCAAGGGAAGCGTACTGAAGTAACGGTCACAATGCGAGCAAACAGCGTATCGAAGGATGAAAATAAGATGAACCTGGGAAAAGATCTACCGGAGCATATGGTTTTCATTCGTGCCGAGTGGCAGAATACGATAAAAGACATCGGGGAGCTTGCGGCACGTGATATGATAATCCAATCAATTTGCCCGGAGATCCATGGCATGTATCCAGTAAAGCTAGCTGTTGCTCTCTCACTAGCCAGTAGTACTGAGCGCTATCTGGGAAGTGGAGCCAGCGTTCGTGGTCATTCACACTTGTTGTTGGTGGGCGATCCGGGCCTAGCCAAATCGCGTTTACTCAAATGCGCATCAGATATATCGGCTCGGTCTGTTTTTGCCACTGGGATGGGATGTTCGGCAGCTGGTTTAACAGCTGCTGCCGTAAAAGAAGATGGAGAATGGCAGCTCGAAGCTGGAGCTTTGGTGCTAGCAGATGGAGGCATATGTTGTATCGATGAATTTAACCTGATGCGGGAATCTGACAAAGCCTCGATACACGAAGCCATGGAGCAGCAAACGATCAGCATGGCGAAAGCAGGTCTCGTGTGTAAGTTGAGCACTCGATGTGTGGTGCTGGCTGCCACTAATCCTAAGAATCTTTTCTCAATGACCGAAGCTGAGAACTATAACAGCGCAAGTTTGGGTATCGGAGGACCATTGTTGAGTCGGTTTGATTTGGTGATGGTTTTGAGTGATGATCGAAATCAAGATTGGGACGTTCGCGTTGCTAATCACATTCTTAGTCTGTCGGTCATCAATACGGTTCAGGAAAGCTTTCAAGAAGCTTCCCCGGAGGGTTATTGGGATCTGGAAAGACTGCAGGCACATTTTCTAGCAATCAAAGATATTCATCCGAAAATTTCTGAAGAAGCAAATATCGTGCTAG GTTCCTACTACAAGTTGTGTCGATCAGATCCATCTCGCGATCCTGCAAGGACCACCGTACGCCTCCTGGAAAGTTTGGTCCGTCTCTCGCAGGCGCACGCTCGTTTAATGTTCCGTGATGAGGTTACACCAATCGACGCAATAACCGTAGTTCGTCTTATGGAATCAAGTTTAGGATTTGGCAAAATTCTTCGGCCGATCGATCTAATCCGTAGCCCATTGCCATTGGGTCCTAGTAAGTCAGAGGTCAATGAATTATTGCACTGTCTACAACTAAGCGACTTGAACTGTGATGTGTTGGTCGAGAATGTAGATCCAAAAAAGGTTCAGCAATATCTGAAAGAATTGATGAGAAAACGGAAAGCTTCTGCTCCCATTAACAGGTGGGAAACAATTgcaactcaaaaaattattgagTTTGACCAGAAAGTTCTTAGTGAACTCGACAGTAACGAACAGCCGAAAGTGGTGGAAAAAGATCAACCAACAGAGGAGGTTGGAAACAAATTTCAGGAAGGCGACCTTTATTCGAAATATTCATTTACACAGATGCGCAAGGCCAAGCAAAAGAAAATAGAAGCTAGTGAACCAAATTTATCCAAACTAAGTAATAATGCTAAGAATAAAAACgacagaagaaaaaacaatgaaCCAGATTTaacattaaaagaaaatttaagcaGTGATCAGCTTGATAACATTTTAAGCAGCCTACGTCAGAATTTCGTAGCTGGCCTTAGCAAAGCGACCCAGCCGGAACAGTCGACTCCAAGTTATCAAATAGATGCGAGCTTTCCGCCAGCCAGTGGCCGATCTAAAATTTCCAAGGAGGAGTCTTTCAAAGTCATGCTGGACGTAAGTTCTTTGATGGATGATGATGAAGTTGGCGAAGAACAAACCCAACATCCAAACAGCAGCACCACAAATAAGTCCATTGACACCGCTTTAGCTGCAACAGAAAGCAGTTTGAGCGTTTTTGAAGAATCTCAGCTGAATGAACTGGGCATAATGGGATCAAGCAGCATTAGAGCCTCTTCATCTAGTGCTGCAGATAGCAGAAAAGGTTCGTGCTTGGCCGGCCCTTCGCGGTTTAATTCAGACCATTCAAATGTGAATCGTAGTTTGGTCAGTTATACCCCTGTATCTAAGAACAGTAGCACTTCGGTTTCAGTAGTAATATCCGAAGAAGAATCTCGCTATCGTTTGAGGAGACCGAAAAGATCTGCCCAGCGAAACAGCTCAGCACTTGTAACGACGCCTATTTTCGATGAAGAAATTGATTTTGACCTAGAGCAAGCAAACGACAATATCTTTACGCGTTTAGACCGACAAGACTCCGCGGAGATCCCGCAGCAGTCTAGCTCCGTTGTCGAGAAGCGTAGATCATCTGTTTCCGAGCACACTATAACCAAACTacggaaatttgaatttattccaCGACGAGAGGAAGCGGAACCATCGAACGATAAGATGTCATCTCCGGCGGAGCGTTACAAACAACAGCGTGACGACAGTGCTTACGAATCAGAAGTAGGAAACCCATCGACAAACGATCTGCCACGATCGAGTACTAGTAGTTTGAGTTTCCTTGGCGGGCCACGGAACGAAGCAGATTTGGATGCAGATTTGGCCTGTTTGGATGCAATAGATTTTTAA
- the LOC129760824 gene encoding GTP-binding protein Rheb homolog, protein MPAKERNIAMMGYRSVGKSSLSIQFVEGQFVDSYDPTIENTFTKITRVNSTDYEVKLVDTAGQDEYSIFPAQYSMDFHGYVLVYSITSHKSFEVIQIIYEKLLDVMGKAYVPVVLVGNKTDLHQERAVSTEEGRKLAESWKAQFLETSAKQNESVADVFHLLLKQIESDNGNTSEKSSCTIS, encoded by the exons ATGCCAGCCAAGGAACGGAACATTGCTATGATGGGATACAGATCCGTAG GAAAATCCTCGCTCAGTATTCAATTTGTAGAAGGACAATTCGTCGATTCGTATGATCCGACCATTGAAAATA CATTCACCAAGATCACTCGGGTCAATTCGACTGACTACGAAGTTAAGCTTGTGGATACGGCCGGTCAGGATGAGTACAGCATATTTCCTGCCCAGTACAGTATGGACTTTCATGGGTACGTGCTGGTCTACAGCATCACTAGCCATAAGTCGTTCGAGGTGATCCAGATCATCTACGAGAAGCTGCTCGACGTCATGGGAAAAGCATA TGTACCAGTGGTATTAGTTGGCAACAAAACAGATTTGCATCAGGAACGAGCCGTTTCAACGGAAGAAGGCCGAAAGTTGGCTGAAAGCTGGAAAGCTCAATTTCTCGAAACATCTGCTAAGCAAAATGAG TCTGTTGCGGACGTTTTCCATCTATTGCTAAAGCAGATCGAGAGCGACAATGGCAATACAAGTGAAAAGAGCAGCTGTACAATTTCATGA